In Candidatus Afararchaeum irisae, a genomic segment contains:
- a CDS encoding AEC family transporter — translation MSLVSAFTTAIAPILGITGVGYLLGTRFEIDVESVNTVALYFFVPALVFHSLTTTDLGGRAVASLSVGVVAYALGMMSLGYVASKILGEPRSVASVVVLSSAFPNSGFIGVPLSEFAFGEVGRTTAVLFLTVQNLLVYTLGVYVASSGTADTRESLIEILRLPLIYAVVAAVIVRYLGVLPSESVMETVRLVGDASIPLMLTVLGVQLVDVDLGRTSFSRIALPTSLKLVVAPAVGLVIASAVGFDDPTVADVFVLESATPAAVIPLALTIAYSDLDDEDVSPPEYMSTVILVTTVGSIVTLTLLITALRSNLL, via the coding sequence CACTCGTCTCTGCGTTCACGACTGCGATAGCCCCAATACTCGGTATAACAGGTGTCGGCTATCTCCTCGGAACCAGGTTTGAGATAGACGTCGAGTCTGTAAATACTGTGGCGCTCTACTTCTTCGTCCCGGCTCTCGTTTTCCACAGCCTCACAACTACCGACCTCGGGGGTCGTGCGGTCGCCAGCCTCTCTGTCGGGGTCGTAGCCTACGCACTCGGAATGATGTCTCTCGGATACGTCGCCTCGAAGATACTCGGCGAGCCACGGTCGGTCGCGAGCGTCGTCGTGCTTTCGAGTGCCTTCCCCAACTCGGGATTCATAGGAGTTCCTCTCTCTGAGTTCGCTTTCGGCGAGGTAGGACGTACTACTGCGGTACTCTTCCTCACCGTACAGAACCTTCTAGTCTATACACTCGGTGTCTACGTCGCGTCGTCGGGAACCGCCGACACCCGAGAGAGCCTGATCGAGATTCTGCGTCTCCCTCTAATATATGCGGTCGTTGCCGCAGTCATCGTGAGGTACCTCGGCGTACTCCCGTCGGAATCGGTGATGGAGACGGTACGTCTCGTCGGCGACGCCTCGATACCCCTGATGCTCACAGTCCTCGGCGTCCAGCTAGTCGACGTAGACCTCGGTAGAACGTCGTTTTCACGTATAGCCCTCCCGACGTCTCTCAAGCTAGTCGTCGCACCCGCCGTCGGCTTAGTCATCGCGTCAGCCGTCGGATTCGACGACCCTACTGTAGCAGATGTCTTCGTCCTCGAATCAGCGACCCCCGCGGCTGTCATACCTCTCGCTCTCACGATAGCCTACTCCGACCTCGACGACGAAGACGTCTCGCCGCCCGAG